The following are encoded together in the Geobacter sulfurreducens PCA genome:
- the msbA gene encoding lipid A export permease/ATP-binding protein MsbA produces MDTFKRILHYSKPYWWRIVISMAASLCVGGTDAAIAWMVEPLLKKIFSERDMTIFILVPVALIIVFLFRGVARFLQGYYVQTAGQLAIQDIRNEVYRKQIGLPLRYFTDNPTGTLMSRIMSDVGQMQQGVANIVTSLLRDGVTAIGLLGVIFYRNWQLALITFIVLPLTAVPAQKIGKRIKNLAKQSLGQMGEITSILQETFSGIKVVKAFRQEKSVVDRFSRTNLGLYRYLRKSIKYESLHTPIMEIITSFGVAGVIWFGGSQVMDGKMTAPEFFSFLTAMVMLYGPIKKVLSAYNTVQQAMGAAERVFEVIDHPADIQDPPDPVEPGMVRGSVELRNVSFRYDDEEVLRDVSFTAGRGEVVALVGPSGAGKTTVMSLIPRFYDVTGGAVLIDGIDVRRLRLDDLLCQIALVDQETILFNETIANNIRLGNPDATLEEVERAARSAFAHDFIMEMPEGYDTNIGDRGVRLSGGQRQRLCIARAILKNAPILLLDEATSALDTESEHMVQQALTNLMKNRTTLVIAHRLSTVLHADRIVVIDKGEVVEVGTNDELLARDGLYRKLYDMQFK; encoded by the coding sequence ATGGATACCTTCAAGCGCATTCTGCATTACAGCAAGCCCTACTGGTGGCGGATCGTCATCTCCATGGCGGCGTCACTCTGCGTCGGCGGCACCGATGCGGCCATCGCCTGGATGGTGGAGCCGCTGCTGAAGAAGATCTTTTCCGAAAGGGACATGACGATTTTCATCCTCGTCCCTGTGGCCCTGATTATCGTCTTCCTGTTCCGCGGGGTGGCACGGTTCCTCCAGGGCTACTATGTCCAGACCGCAGGTCAGCTGGCCATCCAGGACATCCGCAACGAGGTGTACCGCAAGCAGATAGGGCTGCCCCTGCGCTACTTCACCGATAATCCCACCGGGACCCTCATGTCCCGGATCATGAGCGACGTGGGGCAGATGCAGCAGGGGGTGGCAAATATCGTCACGAGCCTGTTGCGAGACGGCGTGACCGCCATCGGCCTGCTGGGCGTCATCTTCTACCGCAACTGGCAGCTGGCGCTCATCACGTTTATCGTGCTCCCCCTTACGGCCGTTCCGGCCCAGAAAATCGGCAAGAGGATCAAGAATCTGGCAAAACAGTCCCTGGGCCAGATGGGTGAGATCACGAGCATTCTCCAGGAGACGTTCTCCGGCATCAAGGTGGTCAAGGCATTCCGTCAGGAGAAGAGCGTTGTGGATCGGTTCAGCCGGACCAACCTCGGCCTGTACCGCTACCTGCGCAAGAGCATTAAATACGAATCGCTTCACACGCCCATCATGGAGATCATCACTTCGTTCGGAGTGGCGGGGGTGATCTGGTTCGGCGGCAGCCAGGTCATGGACGGCAAGATGACGGCGCCCGAATTCTTCTCCTTTCTGACCGCCATGGTGATGCTCTACGGCCCGATCAAGAAGGTCCTCAGCGCCTACAATACGGTTCAGCAGGCCATGGGGGCGGCCGAACGGGTTTTCGAGGTCATCGATCATCCAGCGGACATCCAGGACCCGCCCGATCCGGTGGAGCCGGGAATGGTTCGCGGCTCCGTAGAACTGCGCAATGTCTCGTTCCGCTATGACGATGAGGAGGTGCTGCGTGACGTATCGTTCACGGCCGGGCGGGGCGAGGTGGTGGCTCTGGTTGGGCCATCGGGCGCCGGGAAGACGACGGTCATGTCGCTCATTCCCCGGTTTTACGATGTGACCGGCGGTGCGGTGCTCATCGACGGGATCGACGTACGGCGCTTGCGGCTGGATGACCTCCTTTGCCAGATCGCCCTGGTGGATCAGGAAACGATCCTGTTCAACGAAACCATTGCCAACAACATCAGGCTCGGCAACCCCGATGCTACCCTGGAGGAAGTGGAGCGCGCGGCCCGGTCTGCCTTTGCCCACGACTTCATCATGGAGATGCCAGAGGGGTATGACACAAACATCGGCGACCGGGGGGTGCGCCTCTCCGGTGGTCAGCGGCAGCGGCTCTGCATCGCCCGGGCCATTCTCAAGAATGCCCCGATTCTCCTCCTGGATGAGGCAACCAGCGCCCTGGATACGGAAAGCGAGCACATGGTCCAGCAGGCCCTGACCAATCTGATGAAGAACCGGACCACCCTGGTGATTGCCCACCGGCTCTCCACTGTTCTCCATGCGGACCGGATCGTGGTCATTGACAAGGGTGAGGTGGTTGAGGTCGGGACCAACGACGAGTTGTTGGCGCGCGACGGGCTCTACCGCAAGCTCTACGACATGCAGTTCAAGTGA
- the lpxB gene encoding lipid-A-disaccharide synthase encodes MTENTSHRIMIVAGEASGDLHGAGLVREALRLDPTLSFFGIGGPRMREAGVETLVDSSEMAVVGIVEVLAHIGVISRAFMTLRQVIVSNPPDLLILIDYPDFNMLLARVARRHGVKVLYYISPQVWAWRTGRVKTIGRLVDRMAVVFPFEVPFYERAGVPVSFVGHPLADRVRPTMGRDEALASFGLDPGRRVVGLFPGSRRGEIAKLFPVILESAQQLRERYPDIQFILPLASSLTDGDIAPLLAASGLDVTVTQDRVYDVMQVCDAIITVSGTVTLEIALMGVPMVIIYKVSPLTYQVGKRLIRVDHIGICNIVAGERVVPELIQDDASADRIAAEIGRYLDDPAYAEKTRAGLAMVKEKLGTGGCSERVAGIVLEMLGKQV; translated from the coding sequence ATGACAGAAAACACATCACATCGAATCATGATCGTTGCCGGCGAGGCCTCGGGCGACCTCCACGGGGCCGGACTGGTCAGGGAAGCGCTCCGTCTTGACCCGACTCTCTCTTTCTTCGGCATCGGGGGCCCCCGCATGCGGGAAGCCGGGGTGGAGACCCTGGTGGACTCCTCGGAGATGGCGGTGGTGGGTATCGTGGAGGTGCTGGCCCACATCGGGGTGATCTCCCGCGCCTTCATGACGCTCAGGCAGGTCATCGTTTCGAATCCGCCCGACCTCCTGATTCTCATCGACTACCCCGATTTCAACATGCTTCTTGCCCGGGTGGCCCGACGCCACGGCGTCAAGGTACTCTACTACATCAGTCCCCAGGTCTGGGCCTGGCGGACCGGGCGGGTCAAGACCATCGGCCGGCTGGTGGACCGGATGGCCGTGGTGTTTCCCTTTGAGGTGCCCTTTTACGAACGGGCCGGGGTGCCGGTCAGCTTCGTGGGACATCCGCTGGCGGACCGGGTGCGTCCGACCATGGGGCGTGACGAAGCCCTGGCCTCCTTCGGGCTCGATCCGGGGCGGCGAGTGGTGGGACTCTTCCCCGGCAGCCGCCGCGGGGAGATCGCCAAGCTTTTCCCGGTAATCCTCGAAAGCGCGCAGCAGCTGCGGGAACGCTATCCCGACATCCAGTTCATCCTGCCGCTGGCATCGAGCCTCACCGATGGAGACATTGCTCCCCTGCTGGCGGCATCGGGCCTTGACGTTACTGTGACTCAAGACCGGGTGTACGACGTGATGCAGGTCTGTGACGCCATAATTACCGTCTCCGGCACCGTGACCCTGGAGATCGCCCTCATGGGCGTGCCCATGGTGATCATCTACAAGGTGTCTCCGCTTACCTACCAGGTGGGGAAGCGGCTCATCCGCGTCGACCATATCGGCATCTGCAACATCGTTGCGGGCGAGCGGGTGGTTCCAGAACTGATCCAGGACGATGCCTCGGCCGACCGGATCGCCGCCGAGATCGGACGCTATCTGGATGATCCCGCCTATGCGGAGAAAACTCGCGCCGGCCTTGCCATGGTCAAGGAAAAGCTCGGTACCGGCGGCTGCTCGGAACGGGTAGCAGGAATCGTTCTGGAAATGCTCGGAAAGCAGGTTTAA
- a CDS encoding DegT/DnrJ/EryC1/StrS family aminotransferase translates to MIPMVDLKVQYLKLKDEIDRGILEALEKTQFILGPNVSAFEEEAAAYLGVKHAIGVASGTDALHLALAAAGIKEGDEVITSPFTFIATAEAIRYVGATPVFVDIDPRTYNIDPAAIEAAITPRTRAVLPVHLFGQPADMGAIEAICAKHGLLLVEDCAQSFGAAAAGRMTGSIGALGAFSFFPSKNLGCYGDGGLVTTSCSETAEMVKVLRNHGSKVRYHHSVIGYNSRLDEIQAVILRAKLKHIDEYNQGRRRVAHLYSELLAGTGIVTPFEDGKGVHVYHQYTLLTDRRDDIMKALTGAGIASAIYYPIPLHKQDVFAVQFAGLTLPVTEDAAARCMSLPIFPEMTEEQVREVVGVIKSAL, encoded by the coding sequence CCCTGGAGAAGACCCAGTTCATCCTCGGTCCCAACGTGAGCGCCTTCGAGGAGGAGGCTGCGGCGTACCTGGGCGTGAAGCACGCCATTGGGGTAGCCTCCGGCACCGACGCCCTTCATCTTGCTCTGGCCGCAGCCGGCATCAAGGAGGGTGACGAGGTGATCACCTCCCCCTTCACCTTCATCGCAACGGCCGAGGCCATTCGCTATGTGGGGGCGACGCCGGTCTTCGTCGACATTGACCCGCGCACCTACAATATCGATCCGGCAGCCATCGAGGCGGCCATCACCCCCAGGACCCGTGCAGTGCTGCCGGTCCACCTGTTCGGCCAGCCCGCCGATATGGGGGCCATCGAGGCGATCTGCGCCAAACACGGCCTCCTTCTGGTCGAAGATTGCGCCCAGTCCTTCGGCGCCGCCGCGGCAGGCCGGATGACCGGTTCCATCGGCGCTCTGGGGGCCTTCAGCTTCTTCCCCAGCAAGAACCTTGGGTGCTACGGCGACGGGGGCCTCGTGACAACCTCCTGCTCCGAGACGGCCGAGATGGTCAAGGTGCTCCGCAACCACGGGAGCAAGGTCCGCTATCACCATTCGGTCATCGGCTACAACAGCCGCCTCGACGAGATCCAGGCCGTGATCCTGCGGGCCAAGCTCAAGCATATCGACGAGTACAACCAGGGACGGCGCCGGGTGGCGCATCTCTACTCGGAACTGCTGGCCGGCACCGGCATCGTCACCCCCTTCGAGGACGGCAAGGGCGTTCACGTCTACCACCAGTACACACTGCTCACGGACCGGCGCGACGACATCATGAAAGCCCTGACCGGGGCGGGCATCGCCTCCGCCATTTACTATCCCATCCCGCTGCACAAGCAGGATGTCTTTGCAGTACAGTTCGCCGGCCTGACCCTCCCGGTGACCGAGGATGCGGCGGCCCGCTGCATGTCGCTCCCCATCTTCCCCGAGATGACCGAGGAGCAGGTGCGCGAGGTGGTCGGGGTCATCAAGAGCGCGCTCTAG